One region of Candidatus Neomarinimicrobiota bacterium genomic DNA includes:
- a CDS encoding T9SS type A sorting domain-containing protein has product MEQWQSLQSQLYTRKAEVLDTLHVAMDDSDPDVAQSAEDAIDTIAQQVTPSADNEHTLPERAQLRKNFPNPFNPVTHIPFSLPGEAYISLAVYDLSGRKVATLADKRYSPGEHQLAWQPEDVGSGVFVIRLEVDGKIAQTQKAVYIK; this is encoded by the coding sequence TTGGAACAGTGGCAATCACTCCAGTCACAGCTGTATACACGCAAAGCGGAAGTTCTGGATACTCTTCATGTCGCTATGGACGATTCCGACCCGGACGTTGCCCAATCGGCAGAGGATGCGATTGATACAATAGCACAACAAGTGACACCATCCGCCGATAATGAACACACCCTACCGGAACGTGCGCAACTGAGAAAGAATTTTCCCAATCCGTTTAACCCGGTAACCCACATTCCATTTTCTCTTCCCGGTGAAGCTTACATCTCGCTTGCTGTTTACGATTTGTCCGGGCGAAAGGTCGCTACGTTGGCAGATAAACGTTACTCACCAGGAGAACATCAGCTGGCCTGGCAGCCGGAAGACGTTGGATCCGGCGTGTTTGTTATACGACTGGAGGTTGACGGTAAAATCGCTCAAACCCAAAAGGCGGTATATATAAAATAG